A stretch of the Enterobacter mori genome encodes the following:
- the potE gene encoding putrescine-ornithine antiporter, translating to MSKSNKMGVVQLTILTMVNMMGSGIIMLPTKLAEVGTISIISWLVTAVGSMALAWAFAKCGMFSRKSGGMGGYAEYAFGKSGNFMANYTYGVSLLIANVAIAISAVGYGTELFGAMLSPVQIGLATIGVLWICTVANFGGARITGQLSSITVWGVIIPVVGLCIIGWFWFSPTLYANSWNPHNVPFFTAVGSSIAMTLWAFLGLESACANAEVVENPEKNVPIAVLGGTLGAAVIYIVSTNVIAGIVPNMDLANSTAPFGLAFAQMFTPEVGKVIMGLMVMSCCGSLLGWQFTIAQVFKSSADEGYFPKIFSRVTKADAPVQGMLAIVIFQSGLSLMTISPSLNSQFNVLVNLAVVTNIIPYILSMAALVIIQKVAKVDPRKARAANIVALIGAIYSFYALYSSGQEAMLYGAMVTFMGWTLYGLVSPRFELKNKHS from the coding sequence ATGAGCAAGTCCAATAAGATGGGCGTGGTACAACTCACCATCCTCACCATGGTCAACATGATGGGATCCGGGATTATCATGCTGCCCACCAAGCTCGCAGAAGTGGGTACCATTTCGATTATCTCCTGGCTGGTAACTGCAGTCGGATCGATGGCGCTGGCGTGGGCGTTTGCCAAGTGCGGGATGTTCAGCCGCAAGTCGGGCGGCATGGGCGGCTATGCCGAATACGCATTCGGTAAATCCGGAAACTTTATGGCGAACTATACCTACGGGGTCTCGCTGCTGATCGCCAACGTGGCGATTGCCATCTCCGCGGTGGGTTACGGTACGGAACTGTTTGGCGCGATGCTCAGCCCGGTACAAATAGGGCTGGCGACCATCGGGGTGCTGTGGATCTGCACCGTCGCTAACTTTGGCGGCGCGCGCATCACCGGACAGCTCAGCAGTATCACCGTCTGGGGCGTGATTATCCCGGTAGTCGGTCTGTGCATCATCGGCTGGTTCTGGTTTAGCCCGACGCTGTACGCGAATTCCTGGAACCCGCACAACGTACCTTTCTTTACCGCTGTTGGGTCATCCATCGCCATGACGCTGTGGGCCTTCCTCGGCCTGGAATCCGCCTGCGCGAACGCGGAAGTGGTAGAGAATCCGGAGAAGAACGTGCCGATTGCGGTACTCGGCGGCACCCTGGGTGCGGCGGTGATCTATATCGTTTCGACGAACGTGATTGCGGGCATTGTGCCAAACATGGATCTGGCCAACTCCACGGCACCGTTCGGGCTGGCCTTCGCGCAGATGTTCACGCCTGAGGTCGGGAAAGTGATCATGGGGCTGATGGTCATGTCCTGCTGCGGCTCGCTGCTCGGCTGGCAGTTCACCATCGCACAGGTGTTTAAATCCTCGGCTGATGAAGGTTACTTCCCAAAAATCTTCTCCCGCGTGACCAAAGCGGATGCGCCGGTGCAGGGCATGCTGGCGATTGTTATCTTCCAGAGTGGTTTGTCGCTGATGACCATCAGCCCGTCGTTGAACAGCCAGTTTAACGTGCTGGTCAATCTGGCGGTGGTGACCAACATCATCCCGTATATTCTCTCGATGGCGGCGCTGGTGATTATTCAGAAAGTCGCGAAGGTGGATCCGCGCAAGGCGCGAGCGGCCAATATCGTGGCGTTGATTGGGGCAATCTACAGCTTCTATGCGCTCTACTCATCCGGCCAGGAAGCGATGCTCTACGGGGCGATGGTGACCTTTATGGGCTGGACGCTGTACGGTTTGGTGTCACCACGGTTTGAATTGAAGAATAAGCACAGTTGA
- the seqA gene encoding replication initiation negative regulator SeqA — protein MKTIEVDDELYQFIASQTRHIGESASDILRRMLKISAASQPATPVTKDVVSQPSVVAQAKPAVIPAKDKVRAVRELLLSDEYAEQKKAVNRFMLVLSTLHSLDNNAFAEATESLHGRTRVYFAGDEQTLLQNGNQTKPKHVPGTPYWVITNTNTGRKCSMVEHIMQSMQFPAELIEKVCGTI, from the coding sequence ATGAAAACAATCGAAGTTGATGACGAACTCTATCAGTTTATTGCCAGCCAGACGCGGCATATCGGGGAGAGCGCGTCCGACATTTTACGGCGTATGCTTAAAATTTCCGCCGCCTCACAGCCTGCTACCCCTGTCACAAAAGATGTCGTGTCTCAGCCGAGCGTTGTTGCACAAGCAAAACCTGCCGTGATACCGGCAAAGGATAAAGTGCGCGCAGTACGTGAACTATTGCTGTCTGATGAATATGCAGAGCAGAAAAAGGCGGTTAACCGCTTTATGCTGGTGCTGTCTACACTTCATTCACTGGATAACAACGCGTTTGCTGAAGCGACCGAGTCGCTGCACGGTCGCACCCGTGTCTATTTCGCGGGCGACGAACAGACGCTGCTGCAAAATGGCAATCAAACCAAACCTAAACATGTCCCTGGCACACCGTACTGGGTCATCACCAATACCAATACGGGCCGCAAGTGCAGCATGGTTGAACATATCATGCAGTCCATGCAGTTCCCGGCGGAATTGATTGAAAAGGTTTGCGGTACAATTTAA
- the pgm gene encoding phosphoglucomutase (alpha-D-glucose-1,6-bisphosphate-dependent) — protein MANHSRAGQPAQQSDLINVAQLTAQYYVLKPVVGNAEHAVKFGTSGHRGSAARHSFNEPHILAIAQAIAEERTKNGVTGPCYVGKDTHALSEPAFISVLEVLAANGVDVIVQENNGFTPTPAVSNAILVHNKKGGAQADGIVITPSHNPPDDGGIKYNPPNGGPADTNVTKVVEDRANALLADDLKGVKRISLDAAMASGHVKEQDLVQPFVEGLADIVDMAAIQKAGLKLGVDPLGGSGIEYWKRIAEHYKLDLTIVNDHVDQTFRFMHLDKDGAIRMDCSSECAMAGLLALRDKFDLAFANDPDYDRHGIVTPAGLMNPNHYLAVAINYLFQHRPQWGKEVAVGKTLVSSAMIDRVVDALGRKLVEVPVGFKWFVDGLHDGSFGFGGEESAGASFLRFDGTPWSTDKDGIIMCLLAAEITAVTGKNPQEHYNELAERFGAPSYNRIQAGATSAQKAALSKLSPEMVSASTLAGDPITARLTAAPGNGASIGGLKVMTENGWFAARPSGTEDAYKIYCESFLGAEHRQQIEKEAVEIVSEVLKNA, from the coding sequence ATGGCAAATCACAGCCGTGCAGGCCAACCTGCACAACAAAGCGATTTGATTAACGTCGCTCAACTGACTGCGCAGTATTACGTACTGAAGCCGGTCGTGGGCAACGCAGAACACGCAGTGAAGTTTGGTACATCTGGTCACCGCGGCAGTGCGGCGCGCCATAGCTTTAACGAACCGCACATTCTGGCCATTGCCCAGGCCATCGCGGAAGAGCGCACCAAAAATGGCGTCACCGGTCCATGCTACGTAGGGAAAGATACTCACGCCCTGTCTGAACCGGCGTTTATTTCCGTACTGGAAGTGCTGGCAGCGAATGGTGTGGATGTGATTGTTCAGGAGAACAACGGTTTCACGCCAACGCCTGCGGTCTCTAACGCAATCCTTGTGCACAACAAAAAAGGTGGCGCACAGGCTGACGGTATCGTCATTACGCCATCTCATAACCCGCCAGACGACGGTGGCATTAAATACAATCCGCCTAACGGTGGCCCGGCAGACACCAACGTCACCAAAGTGGTGGAAGACCGTGCGAACGCCCTGTTAGCCGACGATCTGAAAGGCGTTAAACGTATTTCTCTGGATGCCGCCATGGCGTCCGGTCATGTGAAAGAGCAGGATCTGGTTCAGCCGTTCGTGGAAGGGCTGGCGGATATCGTCGATATGGCGGCCATCCAGAAAGCCGGTCTGAAGCTGGGTGTAGATCCGCTGGGCGGCTCCGGTATTGAATACTGGAAACGCATTGCAGAGCATTACAAGCTGGATCTGACCATCGTAAACGATCATGTCGATCAGACCTTCCGCTTTATGCACCTCGATAAAGACGGCGCGATCCGCATGGACTGCTCCTCCGAGTGCGCGATGGCCGGCCTGCTGGCGCTGCGCGATAAATTCGATCTGGCGTTTGCTAACGACCCGGATTATGACCGTCACGGTATCGTCACCCCTGCCGGGCTGATGAACCCGAACCACTACCTGGCTGTCGCCATTAACTACCTGTTCCAGCACCGTCCGCAGTGGGGCAAAGAGGTAGCTGTCGGTAAAACGCTGGTCTCCTCTGCGATGATCGACCGCGTGGTCGATGCGCTGGGCCGCAAGCTGGTGGAAGTGCCGGTGGGCTTCAAATGGTTCGTTGACGGTCTGCACGACGGCAGCTTCGGCTTCGGCGGTGAAGAGAGCGCGGGCGCGTCCTTCCTGCGCTTCGACGGCACGCCGTGGTCAACCGATAAAGACGGCATCATCATGTGTCTGCTGGCGGCGGAAATCACCGCAGTCACCGGTAAGAACCCGCAGGAACATTACAACGAGCTGGCGGAGCGTTTTGGCGCGCCAAGCTATAACCGCATTCAGGCTGGTGCGACCTCTGCACAGAAAGCCGCGCTGTCCAAACTCTCTCCGGAGATGGTCAGCGCAAGCACCCTGGCGGGCGATCCGATCACCGCGCGCCTGACGGCGGCGCCGGGTAACGGAGCGTCTATCGGCGGCCTGAAAGTGATGACCGAGAACGGCTGGTTCGCCGCGCGTCCATCCGGTACGGAAGATGCGTACAAAATCTATTGCGAGAGCTTCCTCGGCGCTGAACATCGTCAGCAGATTGAGAAAGAAGCGGTAGAAATTGTCAGCGAAGTGCTGAAAAACGCGTAA
- the speF gene encoding ornithine decarboxylase SpeF, with the protein MKSLKIAVSRSCPDCFTTHREIVDTSACDYIDVAAVVLAVSDIFTGAIEEIDATGFGIPVFIATHKEEIVPAEFLSRIHGVFECSDTSSDFYGRQLEAAALKYETQLRPPFFRALVDYVKQGNSAFDCPGHQGGQFFRRHPAGNQFVDFFGETLFRSDLCNADVAMGDLLIHEGAPCIAQQHAAKVFNADKTYFVLNGTSSSNKVVLNALLTPGDLVLFDRNNHKSNHHGALLQAGATPVYLETARNPYGFIGGIDAHCFEESYLRELVAEVEPGRARDVRPFRLAVIQLGTYDGTIYNARQVVDKIGHLCDYILFDSAWVGYEQFIPMMADCSPLLLELNENDPGILVTQSVHKQQAGFSQTSQIHKKDSHIKGQQRYVPHKRLNNAFMMHASTSPFYPLFAALDINARMHEGQSGRNMWMDCVVNGIEARKLILENCQYLRPFVPVTVDGRPWESWDTAEIATDLRFFHFVPGERWHAFEGYAEHQYFIDPCKLLLTTPGINARTGEYDDFGVPATILANFLRENGIVPEKCDLNSILFLLTPAEDMGKLQQLVAQLVRFEKLLESDVPLKEVLPSLYKQHPERYADYTLRQICQEMHDLYARHNVKQLQKEMFRKSHFPRVMMNPQEANYAYLRGEVELVSLRDAEGRIAAEGALPYPPGVLCVVPGEVWGGSVLRYFAALEEGINLLPGFAPELQGVYVEECDGRKQVRCYVIKQPAAQPSLLKGEKL; encoded by the coding sequence ATGAAAAGTTTAAAAATTGCCGTCAGCCGTTCCTGCCCGGATTGCTTTACGACCCACCGCGAAATAGTGGATACCAGCGCCTGTGATTATATTGACGTTGCCGCCGTGGTACTGGCCGTCAGCGATATTTTCACTGGTGCAATAGAAGAAATAGACGCGACGGGATTTGGCATCCCGGTATTTATTGCCACCCATAAAGAAGAAATTGTTCCGGCAGAGTTTCTGTCTCGTATTCACGGCGTTTTCGAGTGCTCAGACACCAGCAGTGATTTCTACGGACGCCAGCTGGAAGCGGCTGCACTGAAGTACGAAACACAGCTTCGTCCCCCCTTCTTCCGCGCCCTGGTCGATTACGTCAAACAGGGCAACAGCGCGTTCGACTGCCCCGGGCATCAGGGAGGACAGTTCTTCCGCCGCCATCCAGCCGGTAATCAGTTCGTCGATTTCTTTGGTGAGACGCTTTTCCGCTCCGATCTGTGTAACGCTGACGTCGCAATGGGCGATCTGCTCATTCATGAAGGCGCGCCGTGCATCGCCCAGCAGCATGCGGCAAAAGTCTTTAACGCCGATAAGACCTACTTCGTGCTGAACGGGACATCATCGTCAAACAAAGTGGTGCTAAACGCCCTGCTCACCCCGGGCGACCTGGTGCTGTTCGACCGCAACAACCACAAATCTAACCATCACGGTGCCCTCCTCCAGGCTGGCGCAACGCCGGTTTATCTGGAAACCGCGCGCAACCCGTACGGCTTTATTGGCGGCATTGACGCCCACTGCTTTGAAGAGAGCTACCTGCGCGAGCTGGTGGCAGAGGTGGAACCGGGCCGCGCGCGCGATGTGCGTCCGTTCCGTCTGGCGGTGATCCAGCTGGGTACCTACGATGGCACCATCTATAACGCCCGTCAGGTGGTGGATAAGATTGGGCATCTGTGTGATTATATCCTGTTTGATTCCGCCTGGGTGGGTTACGAGCAGTTTATTCCGATGATGGCCGACTGCTCTCCGCTGCTGCTGGAGCTGAACGAAAACGATCCGGGGATCCTGGTCACCCAGTCCGTACATAAACAGCAGGCCGGCTTCTCGCAGACCTCGCAAATCCATAAGAAAGACAGCCATATCAAAGGGCAACAGCGCTATGTCCCGCATAAGCGGCTGAATAATGCCTTTATGATGCACGCCTCCACCAGCCCGTTTTATCCGCTGTTCGCTGCGCTGGACATCAACGCCCGTATGCATGAGGGCCAGAGTGGCCGCAACATGTGGATGGACTGCGTGGTGAACGGTATCGAAGCGCGCAAGCTGATTCTGGAGAACTGCCAGTATCTGCGCCCCTTCGTGCCGGTAACGGTGGATGGCCGTCCGTGGGAAAGCTGGGACACGGCAGAAATTGCAACCGATCTGCGCTTCTTCCACTTCGTGCCGGGTGAACGCTGGCACGCCTTTGAAGGCTACGCTGAGCACCAGTATTTTATCGACCCGTGCAAGCTGCTGCTGACCACGCCGGGCATCAACGCCCGCACCGGGGAGTATGACGACTTCGGCGTGCCCGCCACTATCCTCGCCAACTTCCTGCGTGAAAACGGCATCGTGCCGGAAAAATGCGATCTCAACTCGATTCTGTTCCTGCTCACGCCTGCGGAAGATATGGGCAAACTGCAACAGCTGGTGGCGCAGCTGGTACGCTTCGAAAAACTGCTCGAGAGCGATGTTCCGCTGAAGGAGGTTCTGCCTTCTCTCTACAAACAACATCCGGAACGTTACGCAGATTACACCCTGCGCCAAATCTGCCAGGAAATGCACGACCTGTATGCTCGCCACAATGTGAAACAGCTGCAAAAAGAGATGTTCCGCAAGTCTCACTTCCCGCGCGTCATGATGAACCCGCAAGAGGCGAACTATGCCTATCTGCGCGGTGAGGTCGAGCTGGTTTCACTGCGTGACGCAGAAGGCCGTATCGCCGCTGAAGGGGCGCTTCCTTATCCACCGGGGGTGCTGTGCGTTGTGCCGGGTGAAGTCTGGGGCGGTTCCGTGCTGCGCTACTTTGCCGCGCTGGAAGAAGGCATCAATCTTCTGCCGGGCTTCGCGCCGGAGCTGCAGGGCGTGTACGTCGAGGAGTGCGACGGTCGAAAACAGGTTCGCTGCTACGTCATTAAACAACCTGCCGCTCAGCCATCTCTGCTGAAAGGAGAAAAATTATGA
- the fldA gene encoding flavodoxin FldA — MAIIGIFFGSDTGNTENIAKNIQKQLGKDVADVHDIAKSSKEDLEGYDILLLGIPTWYYGEAQCDWDDFFPTLEEVDFNGKLVALFGCGDQEDYAEYFCDALGTIRDIIEPRGAAIVGHWPTAGYHFEASKGLADDDHFVGLAIDEDRQPELTAERVEKWVKQVREELNLDDILNA; from the coding sequence ATGGCAATCATCGGCATTTTCTTCGGCAGTGATACCGGCAATACCGAAAATATCGCAAAAAACATTCAAAAACAGCTCGGTAAAGACGTTGCCGATGTGCACGACATCGCCAAGAGCAGCAAAGAAGATCTCGAAGGCTATGACATCCTGCTGCTGGGTATCCCGACCTGGTACTACGGTGAAGCGCAGTGTGACTGGGACGATTTCTTCCCAACCCTGGAAGAAGTTGACTTCAACGGTAAGCTGGTCGCGCTGTTCGGTTGTGGCGACCAGGAAGACTACGCAGAATACTTCTGTGACGCATTGGGCACCATCCGCGACATTATTGAACCGCGCGGTGCTGCTATCGTGGGCCACTGGCCAACGGCGGGTTACCACTTTGAAGCCTCTAAAGGCCTGGCAGATGACGACCACTTTGTCGGCCTGGCCATCGACGAAGACCGTCAGCCGGAACTGACCGCTGAACGCGTTGAGAAATGGGTTAAGCAGGTTCGCGAAGAACTGAACCTCGACGACATTCTTAACGCCTGA
- the fur gene encoding ferric iron uptake transcriptional regulator, which produces MTDNNTALKKAGLKVTLPRLKILEVLQGPDNHHVSAEDLYKRLIDMGEEIGLATVYRVLNQFDDAGIVTRHNFEGGKSVFELTQQHHHDHLICLDCGKVIEFSDDSIESRQREIAARHGIRLTNHSLYLYGHCAEGDCREDDHAHDAK; this is translated from the coding sequence ATGACTGACAACAATACCGCATTAAAGAAGGCTGGCCTGAAAGTAACGCTTCCTCGGTTAAAAATCCTTGAAGTGCTTCAGGGGCCAGACAATCACCATGTCAGTGCGGAAGACCTCTACAAACGTCTTATCGACATGGGTGAAGAGATTGGGCTGGCAACCGTGTATCGTGTGCTGAACCAGTTCGATGACGCGGGCATTGTTACCCGTCATAACTTCGAGGGCGGTAAATCCGTTTTCGAGCTGACCCAGCAGCATCATCACGATCACCTGATCTGCCTCGATTGTGGCAAGGTTATTGAATTCAGCGATGATTCCATCGAATCACGCCAGCGTGAAATCGCCGCTCGTCATGGGATTCGCCTGACCAACCACAGCCTGTACCTGTACGGTCATTGTGCTGAAGGCGATTGCCGCGAAGACGACCACGCGCACGACGCGAAATAA
- the speFL gene encoding leader peptide SpeFL, which translates to MENNNRLMPHIRRTTHIMMFAHRNCFDFHLFNAR; encoded by the coding sequence ATGGAAAACAATAATCGTTTAATGCCCCATATAAGGCGAACAACGCATATCATGATGTTTGCCCACCGCAACTGCTTCGACTTTCATCTCTTTAACGCCCGGTAG
- the ybfE gene encoding LexA regulated protein, which translates to MAKEQTDRTTLDLFANERRPGRPKTNPLSRDEQLRINKRNQLKRDKNRGLKRVELKLNADAVDALNELAEARNISRSELIEEMLITQLETLRSKA; encoded by the coding sequence ATGGCCAAAGAACAAACGGACCGTACGACACTAGATCTGTTCGCGAATGAGCGTCGACCGGGACGACCGAAAACGAATCCGCTCTCGCGCGATGAACAGCTGCGTATTAATAAACGCAACCAGCTTAAACGCGATAAAAATCGTGGGCTTAAGCGTGTCGAACTGAAGCTGAACGCCGATGCTGTCGATGCACTGAATGAGCTGGCCGAGGCGCGTAACATCAGCCGCAGCGAACTGATTGAAGAGATGTTAATTACTCAACTTGAGACATTGCGCAGCAAGGCATAA
- the chiQ gene encoding ChiQ/YbfN family lipoprotein has translation MKKIVIVALLASGLVACAQTEAPKEDSRLKEAYSACINTAEGSPEKIEACQSVLNVLKKEKAHEQFATQENVRVMDYQACIQARKTGNDQEVAKRCDKIWSEIRSNNK, from the coding sequence ATGAAAAAAATCGTAATCGTCGCGTTGCTGGCATCAGGGCTGGTGGCGTGTGCTCAGACTGAGGCACCAAAAGAAGATTCCCGCCTGAAGGAGGCCTATAGCGCCTGTATCAATACAGCGGAAGGGTCGCCGGAGAAAATCGAAGCCTGCCAGAGCGTGCTGAACGTGCTGAAGAAAGAGAAAGCGCATGAGCAGTTTGCGACGCAGGAAAACGTCCGCGTGATGGATTACCAGGCCTGCATTCAGGCGCGTAAAACCGGTAACGATCAGGAAGTGGCGAAGCGTTGCGATAAGATTTGGAGCGAGATTCGCAGTAACAATAAATAA
- the ybfF gene encoding esterase — MKLNTRAQSAQSPNNNSPIVLVHGLFGSLDNLGVLARDLVSDHDIFQVDMRNHGLSGRSDEMTYAAMAQDLLDTLDAHSLQKVTLIGHSMGGKAVMALTALAPERINGLIVIDVAPVDYNVRRHDEIFAAINAVTDAGVATRQQAAAVMREHLDEEGVVQFLLKSFVDGQWRFNVPVLWEQYNNIVGWETVPAWPHPTLFIRGGNSPYVTDAYRDTLLAQFPQARAHVIAGAGHWVHAEKPDAVLRAIRRYLSDTAN; from the coding sequence ATGAAATTGAATACCCGAGCGCAATCTGCACAATCGCCGAACAATAATTCTCCCATCGTACTGGTTCACGGGCTGTTTGGTAGCCTGGATAACCTGGGCGTGCTGGCGCGCGATCTGGTTTCCGACCACGATATTTTTCAGGTTGATATGCGCAATCACGGTCTTTCCGGGCGTTCCGACGAGATGACCTACGCGGCGATGGCGCAGGATCTGCTGGATACGCTGGATGCACATAGCCTGCAAAAGGTAACGCTGATCGGGCATTCCATGGGTGGCAAAGCGGTGATGGCCCTGACGGCGCTTGCGCCAGAGCGTATCAACGGGCTGATTGTCATTGACGTCGCGCCTGTGGATTACAACGTCCGTCGTCACGATGAGATTTTCGCCGCTATTAATGCGGTCACAGACGCGGGTGTCGCGACGCGCCAACAGGCTGCCGCCGTGATGCGTGAGCATCTGGATGAAGAAGGCGTCGTGCAATTCCTGCTGAAGTCATTCGTCGACGGGCAATGGCGTTTTAACGTGCCGGTGCTCTGGGAGCAGTACAATAACATCGTGGGCTGGGAAACCGTCCCCGCGTGGCCACACCCTACCCTCTTTATTCGCGGCGGAAATTCTCCTTATGTTACCGATGCCTACCGCGACACGCTCCTGGCCCAATTCCCGCAGGCCCGAGCCCATGTGATCGCCGGTGCCGGGCACTGGGTTCACGCCGAAAAACCGGACGCTGTACTGCGCGCCATTCGTCGCTATCTCTCTGATACTGCAAATTGA
- the kdpE gene encoding two-component system response regulator KdpE, translating to MINVLIVEDELAISRFLRTALEADGLRIHEAGTLQRGLIEAATRKPDLVILDLGLPDGDGIDFIREVRQWSQMPILVLSARTEEADKIAALDAGADDYLIKPFGIGELQARLRVALRRHSATTPSDPVYTFGDVQVDLAARRITRAEEEIHLTPIEFRLLAVLLNNHGKVLTQRQLLSQVWGPNAVEHSHYLRIYMGHLRQKLEVDPARPRHLLTETGIGYRFMI from the coding sequence GTGATTAACGTCCTGATTGTTGAAGATGAGCTCGCCATAAGCCGATTTCTGCGCACCGCGCTGGAAGCCGACGGCCTGCGCATTCATGAAGCAGGTACACTTCAACGGGGGTTAATTGAGGCCGCTACGCGCAAGCCGGACCTGGTCATCCTCGATTTGGGGCTACCTGATGGGGATGGTATCGATTTTATCCGAGAGGTTCGTCAGTGGAGCCAAATGCCCATTCTGGTACTTTCTGCACGAACGGAGGAAGCGGATAAAATCGCCGCGCTGGATGCTGGCGCAGACGACTATCTTATCAAGCCCTTTGGCATTGGTGAGTTGCAGGCCCGGCTTCGCGTCGCATTGCGTCGTCATAGTGCCACGACACCTTCCGACCCGGTATATACCTTCGGTGACGTTCAGGTCGATCTTGCCGCTCGACGCATCACCCGGGCAGAAGAAGAGATCCACCTCACGCCTATCGAGTTCCGCCTGCTTGCCGTTTTACTCAACAATCATGGCAAGGTGCTGACTCAGCGCCAGCTGTTAAGCCAGGTCTGGGGACCCAATGCCGTCGAGCATAGTCACTATTTACGCATTTATATGGGGCACCTTCGACAAAAACTTGAAGTTGACCCCGCGCGTCCTCGCCATTTATTAACTGAAACCGGTATCGGTTATCGGTTTATGATTTGA
- the chiP gene encoding chitoporin ChiP produces the protein MRTFSGKRSALALAIAGVTAISGLVVAPEAKAAGFIEDSTLTGGIYYWQRERDRKDVTEDKYKTNLSHSTWNANLDFQSGYAADMFGLDIAAFTAIEMAENGDSGHPNEIAFSSSNKAYKEDWSGDKSGVSLYKAAAKFKYGPVWARGGYIQPTGQTLLAPHWSFMPGTYQGAEAGANFDYGDAGALSFSYMWTNEYKAPWHIEMDKFYQNDKKTKVDYLHSLGAKYDFKNDLVLEAAFGQAEGYIDQYFAKASYKFDIAGSPLSTSYQFYGTRDKASNGTVNDIYDGTAWLQALTFGYKVGQVDLRLEGTWVKAEGQQGYFLQRMTPTYASSNGRLDIWWDNRSDFNADGEKAVFFGAMYDLKNWNLPGWAVGASYAYAWDAKPADMATPDAYYDPNYRLKESSYSLDAIYTLQDGRAKGTMFKLHFTQYDNHSDIPSYAGGYGNIFQDERDVKFMVIAPFTIF, from the coding sequence ATGCGTACGTTCAGTGGCAAACGTAGTGCGCTGGCGCTGGCTATCGCCGGTGTGACAGCAATATCGGGCCTGGTGGTAGCACCAGAGGCAAAGGCCGCGGGTTTCATCGAAGATTCTACCCTCACGGGCGGTATTTATTACTGGCAGCGTGAGCGTGACCGTAAAGACGTCACTGAAGACAAATACAAAACCAACCTTTCTCACTCCACCTGGAACGCTAACCTGGACTTCCAGTCAGGCTATGCCGCGGATATGTTCGGTCTGGATATTGCTGCCTTCACCGCCATTGAAATGGCTGAAAACGGCGACAGCGGACACCCGAACGAAATCGCCTTCTCCTCCAGTAACAAAGCGTATAAAGAAGACTGGTCTGGCGATAAAAGCGGTGTCAGCCTGTACAAGGCAGCAGCGAAATTCAAATACGGCCCGGTGTGGGCACGTGGGGGCTATATTCAGCCAACCGGTCAAACACTGTTAGCGCCGCACTGGAGCTTTATGCCGGGTACCTACCAGGGCGCGGAGGCCGGGGCTAACTTTGACTACGGCGATGCGGGTGCGCTGAGCTTCTCCTATATGTGGACCAACGAGTACAAAGCACCGTGGCACATTGAGATGGACAAGTTCTACCAGAACGATAAGAAAACCAAAGTCGATTACCTCCACTCGCTGGGCGCGAAATACGACTTCAAAAACGATCTGGTCCTGGAAGCTGCATTTGGTCAGGCGGAAGGTTATATCGATCAGTATTTTGCTAAAGCCAGCTACAAATTTGATATTGCAGGCAGCCCGCTGAGCACCAGCTACCAGTTCTACGGCACGCGCGATAAAGCCAGCAATGGCACCGTTAACGATATCTATGACGGCACTGCATGGCTGCAGGCGCTGACCTTCGGCTACAAAGTGGGCCAGGTTGATTTACGTCTGGAAGGGACATGGGTGAAGGCTGAAGGGCAGCAGGGCTATTTCCTGCAGCGTATGACGCCAACCTATGCGTCCTCAAATGGTCGTCTCGATATCTGGTGGGATAACCGCTCTGACTTCAACGCCGACGGCGAAAAAGCCGTGTTCTTCGGTGCAATGTATGACCTGAAAAACTGGAACCTGCCGGGTTGGGCTGTGGGGGCATCTTACGCTTACGCCTGGGACGCAAAACCTGCAGATATGGCGACACCGGACGCGTACTACGATCCAAACTATCGTCTGAAAGAGTCTTCTTACAGCCTGGATGCGATCTACACCCTGCAGGATGGACGTGCAAAAGGGACGATGTTCAAACTGCACTTCACGCAGTATGACAACCACTCCGATATCCCGAGCTACGCGGGCGGTTACGGCAACATCTTCCAGGATGAACGTGACGTGAAATTCATGGTCATCGCGCCATTCACTATCTTCTGA